The following proteins are co-located in the Haliotis asinina isolate JCU_RB_2024 chromosome 13, JCU_Hal_asi_v2, whole genome shotgun sequence genome:
- the LOC137260437 gene encoding uncharacterized protein: MGDVHAGESLEILTTRVRVVEQDLSLWKFSSMKTETKLMNKFKVWKESLKEELTSTFLPSLIEPLVKQAITNILTEDDIGHQTNGKVLEEVHSLKDNAQYIKTRLRAITQDLRHVERESDTYRKRVRKERSELTKDIRALQMQVNQTVVRATSYARMLRSELNQTIDDVLETNQTLAGLTQYFRTLNTSCVVTEREMKSYREGLQEMRSNVSTDIRSLNIQLNQTISDQFDTNQALSGLTQDFRTLNTSFLGIRKEIKELSTMTYRGTTEAAADPSPNSTFPPAPVTTQDLQVSTSDASENLTPSKTVPPTPVTTQDSDTHATPSPAASRHLYYASWRGDLETVKRILAEGDVDINYRGGYSRTPVMWAAWSGRRDVVEFLVGRGADVSLVDRGGDNVLHYACKSGHLETVKLILSMNVVDINSRGRYSRTPVMEAAWRGYRDVVEFLVGRGADVSLVDRGGDNVLHYACISGDLETVKLILSMNVVDINARNNDGDTAADYARDRRHQRMLDLLVSRGAH; the protein is encoded by the exons ATGGGAGACGTACATGCTGGTGAGAGTTTGGAAATTCTGACTACACGTGTGAGGGTGGTTGAACAAGACCTTAGCCTGTGGAAATTTTCAAGTATGAAAACTGAGACTAAACTGATGAACAAGTTTAAGGTTTGGAAGGAGTCGCTGAAAGAAGAACTGACTTCAACATTCCTTCCTTCACTGATAGAACCTCTCGTCAAACAAGCGATTACAAACATCCTAACTGAAGATGATATTGGGCATCAGACCAACGGAAAAGTTCTCGAGGAAGTACACAGCTTAAAGGACAACGCGCAATACATAAAGACACGACTTCGAGCAATAACACAAGACTTAAGGCATGTTGAACGGGAAAGCGACACCTACAGAAAAAGAGTCAGAAAAGAACGTAGCGAGTTGACCAAAGACATCCGGGCTCTACAGATGCAGGTGAATCAGACAGTAGTTCGTGCAACCTCATATGCAAGGATGCTAAGGTCAGAACTCAATCAGACCATTGATGACGTGCTTGAGACAAACCAGACACTCGCTGGCCTCACACAGTACTTCAGGACGCTGAACACCAGTTGTGTGGTGACGGAGAGAGAAATGAAATCATACCGGGAGGGCTTGCAGGAAATGCGGAGCAACGTATCCACAGACATTCGGAGTTTAAACATTCAACTGAATCAGACCATTAGTGACCAGTTTGACACGAACCAGGCACTCTCTGGCCTCACACAGGACTTCAGGACGCTGAATACCAGTTTTTTGGGGATAAGGAAAGAGATCAAGGAGCTTTCAACCATGACGTATCGTGGAACGACAGAAG CTGCGGCTGACCCGAGCCCAAACAGCACGTTTCCACCAGCGCCAGTAACGACACAAGACCTACAGG TCTCCACGTCTGACGCGAGTGAgaatctgacacccagcaagacGGTTCCACCGACgccagtgacgacacaagactctgatACACACG cgacTCCATCACCAGCAGCAAGCCGCCACCTCTACTACGCCAGCTGGCGCGGTGACCTGGAGACagtgaagcggatcctggcCGAGGGTGACGTGGACATCAACTATAGAGGAGGCTACAGCAGGACACCGGTGATGTGGGCAGCATGGAGTGGACGCAGGGAcgtggtggagttcctggtgggtagaggggctgatgtgtcactggtggacaggGGCGGTGACAACGTCCTTCACTACGCCTGTAAGTCAGGACACCTGGAGACGGTGAAGCTGATACTGTCCATGAACGtggtggacatcaacagtagaggacgGTACAGCAGGACACCGGTGATGGAGGCAGCATGGCGTGGATACAGGGAcgtggtggagttcctggtgggtagaggggctgatgtgtcactggtggacaggGGCGGTGACAACGTCCTTCACTACGCCTGTATTAGTGGGGACCTGGAGACCGTGAAGCTGATACTGTCCATGAACGTGGTGGACATCAACGCCAGGAACAACGACGGGGACACAGCGGCCGACTACGCGAGAGACAGGAGACATCAGCGAATGTTGGATctcctggtgtcacgtggtGCACACTGA